A region of Paenibacillus sp. JNUCC-31 DNA encodes the following proteins:
- a CDS encoding DUF3969 family protein, translated as MELNLRVSGKVQIERIVSILELGMLTALEEGVVNLEEIEGYLFNPFTADILEGMTLSNEVIEIIKSGCELEDVESLMPQKLQSTISELKEETINTLRQLPAPNIPTEKLLNDKSQAG; from the coding sequence ATGGAATTGAATTTAAGAGTCTCTGGTAAAGTTCAGATAGAGAGAATTGTATCAATTCTAGAATTAGGGATGCTAACTGCTCTTGAAGAGGGTGTAGTCAATCTTGAAGAGATAGAAGGATATCTGTTCAATCCATTTACAGCGGATATTTTAGAGGGTATGACTTTAAGCAATGAAGTAATAGAAATAATTAAATCCGGGTGTGAACTGGAGGATGTTGAGAGTTTAATGCCTCAAAAATTACAATCTACTATTTCAGAGCTTAAGGAGGAAACTATCAACACATTAAGGCAGTTGCCAGCTCCAAACATACCTACTGAAAAACTATTAAATGATAAATCTCAAGCCGGTTGA
- a CDS encoding RHS repeat-associated core domain-containing protein, with translation MELKSATGDRLNRYTCDIWGNPETTEESVPNVLCYAGEYWVEVTELQYLRARWYDPSTARFISEDTYEGELINPLSLNLYTYVENNPLIYVDPSGEAKRGEKNALEGLGSGSGSASGSAGMGRSSGGGFGGGGSRGGSGSSSSSKPSTSNNGQATQGTGKINNVYDSIKKAPKYPEGFKGVQNGTKKVNVNNKDVLEKLRNVESGQWKKVYKDGYDASGKEVSIHYFESSSGKVFDVKVKSGWSNN, from the coding sequence ATAGAACTGAAAAGTGCAACGGGGGATAGGCTGAACCGATACACCTGTGACATCTGGGGCAATCCGGAAACGACAGAGGAGAGCGTCCCGAACGTCTTGTGTTATGCCGGGGAGTATTGGGTTGAAGTGACAGAACTCCAGTATCTGAGAGCCCGTTGGTATGATCCGTCCACGGCTCGGTTTATAAGTGAGGATACGTACGAGGGTGAACTGATAAACCCGCTGAGTCTGAATTTGTATACGTATGTGGAAAATAATCCGTTGATCTATGTGGATCCGAGTGGAGAAGCCAAAAGAGGTGAAAAGAACGCCTTAGAGGGATTAGGATCAGGAAGTGGCAGCGCCAGTGGCAGTGCCGGTATGGGCAGATCGTCTGGAGGAGGCTTTGGTGGAGGTGGAAGCAGAGGAGGAAGTGGATCGTCAAGTAGTAGTAAGCCATCGACTTCGAATAATGGACAGGCGACTCAAGGGACGGGAAAAATAAATAACGTCTACGACTCTATTAAAAAGGCTCCTAAATATCCTGAAGGATTCAAAGGTGTTCAAAATGGAACAAAAAAAGTTAATGTTAATAACAAGGATGTTCTTGAAAAATTACGAAATGTAGAATCTGGACAGTGGAAAAAAGTGTATAAAGATGGTTACGATGCTAGTGGTAAAGAAGTGTCAATTCACTATTTTGAGAGTTCTTCAGGAAAAGTATTTGATGTTAAAGTTAAGTCTGGATGGAGTAACAATTAG